A region of Leptospiraceae bacterium DNA encodes the following proteins:
- a CDS encoding alpha/beta hydrolase: protein MKKKIYISSILFFIVLVMGMFQYIRNLQDKMLFYPEKLEPDYSFHFSRPHEEVFLKAEDGTRLHGLLFPKKDTDKVILYFHGNAGSLRSWGEISELFAPYPYSFLIIDYRGYGKSEGNINSEEVLVQDASVFYNYLINTYKPEHIIIYGRSLGTVPASFLLSQKEVSFGILETPLYDYASIAKRFVPLAPTFLLKYKFPIHQWLKKAKSPVHIFHGTSDEVIPYDLSLRLKSVLKPEDTFTTIEGGGHNNLSLFSEFREGIDKLFKK from the coding sequence TTGAAAAAGAAAATTTACATTTCAAGTATTCTATTTTTCATTGTTCTAGTTATGGGTATGTTTCAATACATCAGGAATCTTCAGGACAAAATGCTATTCTATCCTGAAAAGCTAGAACCTGACTATTCTTTTCATTTTTCAAGACCTCATGAGGAAGTTTTTCTAAAAGCCGAAGATGGCACAAGGCTTCACGGTCTTCTATTTCCCAAGAAAGATACAGATAAGGTAATACTATACTTTCATGGAAATGCAGGAAGTCTGAGATCCTGGGGAGAAATTTCCGAGCTATTTGCCCCTTACCCCTATTCCTTTTTAATCATAGACTACAGAGGTTACGGAAAAAGTGAAGGAAATATAAATTCTGAAGAAGTGTTAGTTCAAGATGCTTCAGTATTTTATAATTATCTTATAAATACATATAAACCTGAACATATTATCATTTACGGACGATCTTTAGGTACAGTTCCCGCTTCTTTTTTACTCTCTCAAAAAGAAGTCAGCTTTGGTATCCTTGAAACTCCTCTCTACGACTATGCTTCCATAGCTAAACGATTCGTCCCCTTAGCACCCACATTCCTTTTGAAATACAAATTTCCTATCCATCAATGGTTAAAGAAAGCAAAATCTCCTGTTCATATTTTTCATGGAACTTCAGATGAAGTTATTCCCTATGACCTTTCTTTACGTTTAAAATCTGTATTAAAACCGGAAGATACTTTTACTACAATCGAAGGGGGCGGACATAATAACCTTTCCCTTTTTTCTGAATTCAGAGAAGGAATAGATAAGCTATTTAAAAAATAA